The genomic stretch GGTCGGCAGCATCGGCGGCTGGGACACCGGCGGACCGACCGACGACGTCTCCTACAGCTCGTCCTACGGTTCCGACGTGCAGAACCTGTACAAGGCGGCGGTCGCAGGCACCGCCCCCGCGCGTCCCAATGTGCTGCCCGGCGCCTCCACACTCACCCATGCCACCCTCGTCACTTCCGGCTCCTTCACGCCTTCGCCTTCGCCCGATCCGGACAAGGGCGACCTGATCGTGTGCTGGTCGGACGGCGAGCTGACGCTGTACCGGGGTGGTGGCAACGGACGGTTCGACAAGGAGATACGACTCGTCGCGGCCAACACCACCTGGACGAAGGCCGTCTCCATCACGGGCGGCGACTTCACGGGCACCGACACCTACGACCTGCTGGTGCGCTGGAGCGACGGCAGCCTCACCCTCTTCCCCGACGTCGACGCGCGCGGCCTGCACAGCCAGATCACCCTCGTCAAGCCGGGCACGCTGTGGCAGCACGAGGTCGCCATGACCGCGGGCCGCTACACCACCGACGACCACTGGCCCGACGACCTGATCGTGCGCTGGTCCGACGGCGAGACCACGCTCTACAAGAACATCAACTCCACCGGCCTCCACAGCGAGGTCCGGCTCAACCCTGCCAACTCCACCTGGACGCACGCCACATCCCTCACGTCCGCCGACCTCGCCGGGACCAACGAGTCAGACCTCGTGGTCCGCTGGTCCGACGGCGAACTGACCCTGTACCCGGACATCAACCAGTACGGCTTCCACGGAGAGGTGCGACTGCGGGCCCCCAGCACGCTGTGGACCCACGCCACGCTCACCGCGTCGGGCAACTTCACCAGCACCGACACCCGGCCCAACGACTACCTCGTGCGCTGGTCCGACGGCCAACTGTCCATGTACCAGGACAGCGGCAACAGCCTCGGCACGGAAGCCGTACTCGCGACCGCGTCCGGCTCGTCACTGCCGTACTACCGGCGCTGACCACGAAGTCCCCTGGGCCTCGGCCCAGGGGACTCCTGGCGGTGGTTTGCTGACGGCGGGTTCGTCTGGGAGCAGGCCGTGTGGTGAAGGCGTCAACTACGGTCTGTGGAGCCCGGAATGACGAGGAGGCTGCCTTGTCCGCCCTCGCCCGGTCCGCTGGAAGCGTACGCCGTCCGCTTCGATGACCTCTTTTCCACGCTGGCTCAGCGCCTGGGGTTTCGCGAGTACCTGTCCTTCCTGTCCGAGTCGACCTGGGACAGGAGCCGACTTCGTCCGTCCCCTGCTTCGAGACCGTCATGGTGACCGGTGCCCGCGTACACGTTCTCGCCGTCGCGGAACACGCCAGCCGACGAGTGCCGATCCTGCGCGAGTACGAGCACCTCGACGCGTCCGTCGCCTTCTGCAGCAAGCTCTTCGGCACCGAGCCCTCCAAACTCCGCGACGGCTGTGCCAACTTCGCCATCACCGAGCCCCCCGCTCAAGCTCGTCATGATCGCAGGCACGGCAGGTGAGGCGACCCGCATGGACCACCTCGGCGTCGAGGCCGAACCCACCGAGGCCATCCGCGCCGCCACCACCCGCCTGGGCGAGGCCGGCCTGGCCACGGCCGAGGAGAACGACACCGTCTGCTGCTACGCCCTCCAGGACAAGGTCTGGGTCCACGGCACCGGCCAGGAGCCCTGGGAGGTCTACGTCGTCAAGGCCGATGCCGACACGGTGGAACCGGCCGTCGCGAGCGGTTGCTCCCCCACGCCCGGCCGACACGTCTGGACCGGCGGCCCAGCGACCTGGAACGGGCGCCCGGTGATGGTCAAGCCCCCGTTCGGCGGGTCCAGCGTGGGCATGAGCCTTGTACGCGATCCGGCGGACCTCCCCGGCGCCCTGGCGGACGCTGCCGACGACGAGCGAGCAGCCGTTCTCGTCGAGGAATACGTGAGCGGCCTGCCACTGACGGTGGGGCTGCTGGAGCTGCCGGGCGGGTCCGCCATCGTCTTCCCGCCGCTGGCCACCGAAGCCACCGAGGCCGAGTTCTACGACGCCGACACCAAGCTCGACGTGGACTCCAAGGGGACCGTGACCGTGCGCGCCGCCGAGCTGGCTCCCGATGTACTGGACAAAATCACCGCGGACGTCCGGACGCTGTGGGACGGGATCGGGCTGCGCGGCTCGGCTCGCATCGACTTCATCCTCACCGAGGACGGCCAGCCGTACGTGCTGGAGGTCAACAGCACGCCGGGCATGTCCCGCGACAGCAACTTCGCGGTGGGGGCGGCCATGGTCGGACTCACGCACAAGGCGCCCACGGTGACGGAACTCCTGAAACTCGCGGTCAAGCACGAGGTTCTGACCCCGGGTGGAGCACTTCACGCGGGGATCGCGAGCCTGGCGGCCGACCTGGGAGTGCTTCGCAGCCGAGAGTGGGGTCGATCTCGTCGTGGCGGTCGGCGGAGACCTCGCCAAGCAGCTCGCTCTCGCGGCGGGCGCAGCAGGGGTCCCGGAGATTGCCTTGGTGGGCGACAACGCCACCGCTGCCTCCTACCTCGGCTCCGTCCTCCGCCCCGGTGACGTCGTGCTCGTGAAGGCGTCCCGCGGTGGTCAGCTCTGGCAGATCGCCCAAGCGCTCACCGGACAGCCCGTCACCGGCCTGTGACCCGTCTCCATCTGGGGTAGCGACGGCGATCGCCCGTGGAAGGGGCAGCCTTCGTGCCCTCTGCCTCTGTCTGCCCGCAGGCAACGGCCCGGACCGCTCAGCAGTCCGGGCCTTCGTCGTTTTCGTGGTCCTGGTCTTGGTCTCAGTCGAGCCTTTCCCTCCAGTGGTCACGCCTGGGTCCCCCTCCAGGAGTGTGGACTCTCCGTCCGGCCCTCGTGGTCAGTTCGAACATTTGATAGCAATAAGTTACCAATAGGACACAGGAGGTAGATATGTCCATGCTGCTCATCACCGGCTCGTACCGGATCCTCGGCGACCGGCCCGACGGCGATACGGTCCACTTCACCCCGCGCGACCCGGGGTTCTGGTGCGAGGTCCCCGGCCAGCACCGGGTCAAGCGGGACGAGAACGGCGGCGCCTCGCTCCGGCTGGACGGGATCGACGCCACCGAGACCCACTACAAGGGGGTCGGGCCCGAATTCGTCCACCAGCCACTGCGCCTGGGCGCGCACGCCGCCCGAGACGAGCTGCTGAGCTGGCTGGGCTTCGACGACGTCGTACAGGACCCCGAGGAGAAGGTCACGGCTTCGGCCCCGGAGACCGTGCCCGGCTACATCCTCACCTCCGGCGCCGACGTCTACGGCCGCTGCGTCGCGTTGATCGGTCGCGGCGACCCGCCGGAGATCGGCAACCCTCCGAAGCCCGCGAAGAGCGGCGACCGGATCGACGTCACCGTGGACATGCTGCACCGGACCGCCAATCACCACCTGCTGTCCCGCGGCCTGGTGTACCCCACCTTCTACAGCAACCTCCCCCGGGAGCTGCGGGCGAACATGACCACGACCACGCAGGAGGCCAGGGCGGCCCAGGTTCCGGGCGGCGTCTGGTCGTACGACGTGACGACCAGCGGCGCGAAGATCGACAGCCTGGCCTCGCTCACCGACGAGTTGGTGATCGTGCCCAAGCTGTTCCGCCGCCTCGCCGACTACATCCGGCTCTTCGGCCCGTCTCTCGCCTGTCTCCCCTCCTATCTGGCCGGCGGCGCCGACGAGTTCTATGTCCCCGGGCAGCGCGACAGCATCGTCGGCCTCCAGCGCGTGGTCGAGGTCACCAACGGCAACACGTTGCGGATGACCCGCCCGATCGAAGACCTCGTGTTCGTCGAGAAGTAGACCGGAGAACGAGCCGCACCATGAGTGACGCCACCGACTTCCGGGCGCTGTCCGAACTGCTCACCGGCGAGGGCAGGCTGAACGCCCAGCGCGCCGACGACTACCGTGTGCGCCTCACCGCTGCCTTCCCCGCCGACGTGCCGCGGCTGCTCGACGCCTACCGCACTGTCACGAGCCAGGACGACCCGGGCAAGGCTCTGGTTGACGCGGTCAACGCCGACCCAGCCCTTGCACGGCTCACCCGGGAGACCATCACCGTCTGGTACACCGCCCAGTTCACCCGGCCGGACGGCAAACCCGACGCCCCGGGCACACCCGCCCAGTACCAGGACGGCCTGATCTGGCGTGTCATCGAGGCCCACCCGCCGTCCTTCGCTCCCCAGCCGCCGGCGCCGAGCGGCTACGGCTACTGGACCGACCACCCGTGAGTCGAGGAGACGCCCCGTCATGAACCCCCAGTACGACGTCGTGATCGTCGGCGGCGGAGCGGCCGGAGCCCTCACCGCCTGCCGGATCAAGAGCGCCAAGCCGGACGCCCGGATCCTGCTCCTCGACGCCGGCAACAACGGCACCGCCAAGCCCGACCGTGACGCGTTCGTCGCGGCCTACCAGACCGCCGCGATCAAGAACGTCCCCTCCCCGTACGCGGGCCTCGACAACAACCGGCTCGGCTACGCCCCCTCCTCGGACGGGGCCCCCGATCCGGTGGCGATGAACCGCTACTACGTAGAGACCGGCCCGGACCTGTACGAGAGCGGCTTCCAGCGCATGCTCGGCGGCAGCACCTGGGCCTGGCGCGGCAACACCCCGCGCTTCCTGCCCAACGACTTCCAGCTCAAGACCAACTACGGCGTCGGCGCGGACTGGCCGATCGCCTATGCGGACCTCGAGCCGTACTACGTCCAGGCCGAGGCCGAACTCGGGGTGTCCGGCAACGACGACGAGTGGGTCGGCCTCACCCCGCGCAGCGCCCCGTACCCGATGCCCGGCATGGCGCCCAGCTACGGCGACGAGCTCGTCCGCGCCGCGCTCGCCGACATCGGACCGATCGACGGCGTACCGGTCACCGTGGTCACCACTCCGCAGGCCCGCAACTCCGAAGAGTACCGGGACCGTTCGGCCTGCCAGGGCAACAGCAGCTGCATCCCGGTCTGCCCCTCCGGTGCCAAGTACGACGCGGGCTTCCACATCGGCCTGGCCCGCGATCGGCTCGGCGTCGAGATCCGCACCGCCTGCGTCGTCACCCGGCTCCTCCCACGCCCCGGAAACCTGGCCCCCACCGTGGTCTTCCGGGACTGGACCACCGCCGACAAGGCCGAGCAGCAGGTGGACGCGCAGCACGTCGTCGTAGCCGTCAACGCCATCGAGACCCCCAAGCTCTGGCTGCTGTCCGGCCTCGACAACCGCAGCGACCAGGTCGGCCGCAACCTGATGGACCACCTCGCCAACGAGATCGTCGGCCTGTTCGGCCAGCCGGTCTTCCCCTTCCGCGGCCCGCAGTCCGCCCTCGGCATCGACACCTTCCGCGACGGCGACTTCCGCCGTAACAACGGCGCCTTCCGCATGACCATCGGCAACGACGGCTGGGGCCGCACCGAGCCGCCAGCCGTCGCGCTCGCCCACTTCATGTGGGACGACGCCAACAAGCGGATCAAACTCACCGGCCAGCCGCTCCAGCAGGCCATCCGGGACCGCGTCACCCGCCAACTGAGGATCAGCTTCTCCACCGAGCAGCTCCCGGACCCGGCCAACCGCGTCACCCTCTCCGACGAACGCGACGCCCTGGACATCCCCCGCCCGAAAATCGCCTACCGCATCGACGACTACTCCAAACGGGCCCTCGCCTACGGCCACAGCGTCGCCCGCCGGATGTGGCAGCACCTGGAGGACACCGCCGGAGCCACCGAGGTCAGCCCCTTGCAGCCGGACCTCCGTTTCCTCGGCGCCGGCCACCTCATGGGCACCATGCGCATGGGCACCGGCCCGTCGGCCTCCGTGGTCGACCCCACCGGCCAGTCCCACGCCCACCGCGGTGTCTGGGTCGTCGGCTCGTCCGTGTTCCCCACCTGCGGAACCGCCAACCCCACCCTCACCCTCTCCGCCCTCACCCTGCGCACCGCCGACGCCCTCGCCGCCACCCTGTGACCGGCCGCGCCGCCGACGGGCCCACCAGCCTGGCGGCGGCGCCCACTTGGAGGGGTCCCTCGCACCCGTGACCATCACGACCAGGCTGGTCCTGGCCCGCCACGGCGAAGCCCAGTGCAACGTCGACGGCCTCGTCGGCGGCCCGCTGACCTGCACTGGACTCACCGTCCGGGGCCGCGAGCAGACCCGCCGACTCGCCACCCGCCTCACCGCAGAACACCGCACCGGGCCCGGCTTCGACGTCCTGTACGCCGGCCCCAGAGCCAGGCTCCAGGAGAGCGGACGGATCCTCGCCACCGCCCTCGATCTACCGCTGCTCACCGACCCGGGTCTCGACGGTCCCCGCCACGGGCAGGCCGACGGGCGGCCGTGGCGCGACGTCGAAGCCGAGTTCCAGGGTCGCCCTGCCGCCAGCCCCGACCTGCCGTGGTCGCCCGGCTCTGACACCTGGAACGGCTACCTGCTCCGCGCCGGCCGCGCCTTGACGGCGCTGCTGGAACGGCACGCTGGCCAGAGCATCCTCCTCGCCGGCCACGGTGAGACCATCCACGCCGCCTGCCACCTGTTGCTGGAACTCAGCCCCTCCACGTCATCCCGCATCGACTTCGGCACCGAGCACGCCTGCCTCACCCGCTTCCACCTCCACCACGACCCCTACGGCCGCCGCTTCTGGACCCTCGCCGCCCTCAACGACACCGCCCACCTCCAACAGCCGGTCGCCGACCGGGACAGTTGACGTGACGGTCAGCTGCCGGCGGACTGTGCGGCGAGCGGGCGCAGCCGGTGCGCGTCGTCGAACAAGGCGCGTTCGGAGAGCCGTACGGCGATGAGCGCGGCCAGCGCTGCGGCGGCGAGAAGCATGTACATCACGACGATCTGGTAGCGGATCGCTGTGAAGGGGTCGACTCCAGCGAGGATGAGACCGGTCATGGCCCCGGGCAGGCTGATGACGCCAACGGTCTTGGTGGAGTCGAGGGCGGGGATCAGAGCGGTGCGGACGATGGTGCGCTGGTGCGGGGCGAAGGCGTCGGTGGCGGCGAGGCCGAGGCTGAGGCGGGCCTCGATGGCGGGGCGGGCGGTGCGGACCTCGTCGTGGAGGCGGGTCAGGGCGAGGGCGGTGGCCTGCATGGCGCCGGAGACGACCATGCCGCCGACCGGGATGACGACGCGGGCCTGGGTGGCGATCACGCCGAGGGCGAGCAGAGTGCCCATGGTCGCGGCCGTGCCGATGGTGATCGCGGCGGTCGCGGTGGGGAGGGCTTTGGGCAGGGCCGGGGTGCGGCGGGCGGCGACCTGCCCGGCGATGAGGACCATGATGCCGAGCCAGCCGATGGCGCCCGTCAGCCCGGTGTGGCGGAAGACCAGGAGCAGCAGGGCGCCGACGGCGGCGAGTTGGAGGGCGGCGCGGACGGCGGCGACGGTGATGTCGCGGCCCAGTCGGAGGCGTCCGTGCCAGGCCACGGCGATGGTGAGGGCGATGAGGGCAGCGGAGGCGGCGACTCCCGCCCAGGTGGGGACGGCGGGGTTCACGCGTACTCCTTTAGGTAGTCGACCCGGTGGGCCTCGCCCTGGTCGACGAGGTGACCGTGGTCGAGGACGAGGACGTGGTCGGAGACGCGGCGTGCCTGTGCGGTGTTGTGGCTGACCAGGACCACGGTCAGACCGTCGGCGACCAGATCGCGTACGACGCCCTCGACGGCTGCGGTGCCGACTGCGTCGAGTGCGGAGGTGGGTTCGTCCAGGAGCAGCGCCTGGGGGGTGACGGCCAGGGCCCGGGCCAGGCAGACGCGTTGGGCTTCGCCGCCGGAGAGGTTCGTGGTGGGGCGATCGAGGTAGGCGGCGGGCAGGTGGGCGCGGTCGAGGAGGGTCGCCGCCTCGTGGCGGTCGAGGTCGGGGCGGCCGACGCGCAGGTCGTCCATGACGGTGTCGGTGAGCAGGACGGGTTGCTGGCCAACGAGGGTGACGCGGCGGCGCAGGGTGAGGACGTTCCAGGCCGGCAGGGGGCGGTCCTGGAAGGTGACGGTTCCGGTCGTGGGTTCTTCGAGGCGGTTGAGGAGGCGCAGGAGGGTGGTCTTGCCCGCGCCGCTCGGTCCGACCAGGGCGGTGCAGGCCGAGGCGGGGATGGCGCAGGTGATCTCCTCCAGCAGGGTCGCGTCGCCACGCCGGACCGTGACCTGGTCCAAGGCGAACGCAGTCGTCTGTATGGGCTCTTCTCCGACTGTCACCATGCAACCATGGTTACACCAATCTTGCCGCTTCCGTCGGGAGGTCATGTTCCCGGCCGGTACACGAGCAGCGCCGGGTGTCCGCCGGAGCCGTGCGGAACCGGGTAGTAGCTGAGGTGCGTGGTGGGGTCGACGGCGACGACGTGGGCGCCGTCGGCGAGGTGGGCGCGGCCGGTGACGGTCAGGTGTCGGTCATGGGTGTCGGCGGTGGTGACCCAGCCGGACTCCGCTGCGACGTAGAGGTGACGGGCGGGGGCATCGTAGGCGAGCACGTCGGGGTCCTGGCCGACCTCGTCGGTGCCGGTGACGCGCCACGTGGCCAGGTCCAGGGTGAGCAGGCGGGCGTTGCCGTCGCAGGCGACGAAGGCGAGTCGGTCGGCGGAGTCAAGGGTGAGTCCGTGGTCGTGGTCGCAGCCGGGCAGGGGCACCCGGCGGGTGATGTGGAGGGTGGTCGGGTCGATGACGGCGAGTTCGTTGCGGGTCTGGACGTCGACGAGCATCTGCCGGGTGATGGGGGCGTAGGCGACGTTGCCGGCCTCGCCGCCCAGGGGCACCGTGCCGCGGACCGCTCCGCTGCCGGCGTCGACGACGGTCTCCGAGCCGCCGGACTCATTGGTGGTCCACACCCTGTTGTGCACGGGGTCGTAGGCCAGCCCGTCCGGAGTGCCGCCGGTGGGACTGCGGTGCAGGACCTTGCCGGTGGTCTCGTCGATGGCCGCGACCTGGTTTGCGTCACTGGCGGTGGCGTACACCCGGTGCAGGGCGGGGACCACCAGCACGCCATGGACGCCGGGCAGGTCGTAGATGGTCCTCACGACCTTGTCCGCGTGGGTGTCCACCTCGATGACCTGGCTCGCACCGAGGTGGGCGATGAACAGCAGGCCGCGGCCGGGGTCGAGGCTGGCGTAGTCGAAGCGGGAACTGTCGCCCGGCAGGGAGATCTCCTTCACCTGGCGCAGCGGCAGCGCCTCCTTGGGTGGCTTGTCGCCGCCCCGGGTGAGCAGTACGCCGGCCACGGCTGCAATGGCCGCGAGGACCAGGCCGGCGGCCAGGACGAGCAGGGTGCGGGGGCTGAGGTGACGGATCATGTGCGGGCTTCCCGGGGTCGGCGGCGAAGGGGCCCGGTCGTCCTGGGCGGCAGCCCCGCGACGGCCGGACCGTTCAGTACAGGTAGATGCCATTCAGTACAAGTAGATGTCGACGAGCAGGGCCGCGACAGCGGCCAGGAGCGCGTAGCGGATGCTGGTGCGCGCCGGCTGCGCGGCCAGTGGATCGAGACCGTAGCCGAGGGACGCGGCGGCCAGGGTGAAGACCCCGGAGCCGGTGTCCTGCCAGCTGACAGGGAAGACGGTCACGGGTGCGTCGGTGAAGAACTGATCCCCGTGCGCGGCACGCAGGATCGCGTTCCAGGCCAGGGGCCCGATGGCCGCGGCGAGCGCGCCGGTCGCCAGGACGTCACGGCCGCGGCCCCGGGCGGCCGCGATGAGCAAGGCCGCGACGACGGCCGACAGCGCCGCGCCGTAGTCGATCTGGCCCCAGCCGATCATGAGGCGGGAGCCGGGTCGGTCGCCTCCAGGGCCGGGCGCAGGGCCTTGGCCAAGGTGACTCCGTCGGCGGTGGCCCAGTAGTGCAGGTAGAACAGGCGGGGCTGGTCGGTCAGGGAGTGGTTGTGCAGCTCGACTATGTCGATGTTGCCCTTCCGCAGCGCCTGGATGACCTTCTGCACCTCGGGTGCGGTCATGACGAAGTCGCCGTTGATGGCCGCCTTGTTGCCGCCGAGCGGCTGGAAGTTGATGCCGGTGGTCAGGCCGAGGGCAGGAGGCAGCACATGGGTGCCGTCATTGACGGTCTGGTTGCGGGCGACGGTGAACTTGTAGATGCCGCCGTCGGTGGTGCCCTTGCGGCCGAGCGCCTTGTCGATGCCGGCGGTGTCCAGCGCGATGGGCGGCTGGGTGGGCGGGGGCGGCGAGGCCGGCGGTATGGCGGTGGCGTCCAGCGCGGACTTCAGGCCCTGGGCGAGTTTCACCGGGTCGCCCATGGCGTGGACGTGGGTCCACCAGATGGCCGGGGACTGCTGGAGCAGGTGCTTGTGCAGGGCGGTCTGCTCGATGCCTGCGGCCTGGAGCGCGTCGGTGACCTTGGGCAGTTCGTCCTCGGTGACGACCAGGTCGCCCATGAGCATGGTGCCGTCGTGGTACTTGGCGAAGTTCGCGTAGCCGCCGAGCGACAGGCCCGGCTTGATCGCGACGCCCTCGGTGGTGACCTTGAGGTCCTTGCGGGGCAGCGCGATGTGGTAGACGGTGCCCTTCATCAGCGTTCCGGTGCGGCCGAGGGCGTCAGCGACCGGCTTCCAGTCCTTCTCCGTGGTCTGCACGGGCTGCTGAAGGTGGCCGTGTGGGGCATCGGTCTGTATCGCTGCCGCGTTCATGGCGTTGTCGGCGGTACTTCTCGTCTGGGTGCCGCAGCCTGTCAGCAGGCCGGCGCCCGTCACCAGCAGGAGCGCGGCCGCCGTTCCTGCGGCCGGCTTGGTGAGCGAACGGGGTGACATGACCACTCCTCGTGGAGATCGTTGTCGTAGATGCCTCTGCGATCAGCGAATCCGCCGCTGATGAAGTTGGCATGAAGACCCACACGTACAAACGGGTGACTTCATGCCGTCTTCATCAGCGGCGGGGAACGTGAAAGGCGCCATGACGTGCGCGGTGATGTCGGACGAGGGAAGGCGCGATGCGGATCCTGGTGGTTGAGGACGAGCCCAAGATGCGGGACCTGCTGCAACGGGCCCTGACCGAGGAGGGCTACGCCGTCGATACAGCCGCCGACGGCCCGCAGGCCCTCGCCCTCACTGATGTCGCCGCCTACGACGCGATGGTGCTGGACGTGATGCTGCCCGGCCCGGACGGCTTCGAGGTGTGCGCGACTCTCCGGCGACGCGGTATCTGGCTGCCCGTCCTCATGCTCACCGCCAGGGACGCCGTCACCGACCGCGTACAGGGCCTCGACGGCGGCGCCGACGACTACCTCACCAAGCCCTTCAGCCTGGACGAACTGATGGCCCGGCTACGCGCCCTGATCCGACGCGGACCCGTCGAACGCCCCACCGTCCTGACCGCCGGCGACCTGTCCCTGGACCCGGCCACCCGAACCGTGCGGCGCGGCGACGAGGAGGTGCCCCTGACCGCCAAGGAGTACGCCCTCTTGGAGGCACTCCTGCACCGGCCCGGCACCGTACTGACCCGCGCCGTGCTCGTCGAGCACTGCTGGGACCTGGGCACCAGCCCCGGCTCCAACGTGGTCGACGCCCACATCAAGGCCCTGCGTGACAAGATCGACCGACCCTACGGCACCCGCGCCGTCGAAACCGTGCGCGGCGCCGGATACCGGATCCGCCGCGACGGCGGCCGTCCCTCCACCCGCACGTCATGAACCGCATCCCGCTCCGTATCCGCCTCACCGCGATCTTCGCCGCCGTGATGGCGCTGGTCCTGACCGGCGCCGGCTACCTCACCCTCAGCCGCTTCCGCGAATCCCAGGCCGAGTACGGCGCCGCCACCGGCATCGCCCACCAGGCCCAGCAGGAAGCCCTCGACGACCTGCTGCGCGAACTGCTCACTGCCCTGCCCATCGTGTTCGTGCTGGCCACCATCGGCGCCTACCTGCTGGCCGCTGCGGCCCTGCGCCCGGTGGAACGCATGCGCACCCAGGCCGCCGCCGTCACCGAGGACACCCCCGAGTACCGCCTCGACGTACCACCCAGCCGCGACGAGATCGCCCGCCTCGCCACCACCCTCAACGACATGCTCACACGCCTCCAGACCGCCCTCGACCACGAACGCCTCTTCGTCGCCGACGCCAGCCACGAACTACGCACCCCGCTCAGCCTCCTGCGCACCGAGATCGAACTCGCCCTCCGCCATCCCCGCGAGGCCACCGAACTGCACGCCGCCCTCGTCTCCGCACACGAGGAGACCGAACGGCTGGTCCAACTCGCCGAGGACCTGTTGCTCTTGGCCCGCACCGACCGCCGCGACACGTCGGCCGGGTCAGCCGTGCCCGATCTGGCCCCGCTTCTGCATCGCGTGGCTGCCCGCCTGCGCAACGGCTCCCCCGACAAGTCCATCACCGTCGGCTGCCCCGCTGGGCTGGCCGCCGCAGTCCCCAACGACCGCCTGGATCGGGCGGTGACGAACCTGATCCACAACGCTCAGCAGCACGGCCGCGGCCCCGTCGAAGTGACCGTCCGCCCCGGCGAGAAGTGCATCCGCATCGAGGTCCGCGACCAGGGCCCCGGCTTCCCGCCCGACTTCCTTCCCCACGCCTTCGACCGCTTCACCCAGGCCGACCGCTCCCGCGCCACCAGTGGCACCGGCCTCGGACTGGCGATCACGGCCGCCATCGCCCGCGCCGCCGGCGGCCAGTACGGCGCCTTCAACCACCCCGAGGGCGGCGCCGTCGTATGGATCACTCTCCCGCCCCTTCCGCAGCCACCCGGGACCGCTTGAGGCACCTACACCAGCGTGCAACCATGGTTACGTTGAACGTGAGCTGGCTGCAGGGAGCGTCGATGAACCGGACAACGTCCACCGCTGCACGGATCGGTACACGCCATGACCGCTGACCGGCCGCCCCGCGACCCGGGCGAGTGGGTACTGCTCT from Streptomyces roseochromogenus subsp. oscitans DS 12.976 encodes the following:
- a CDS encoding sugar dehydrogenase complex small subunit, producing the protein MSDATDFRALSELLTGEGRLNAQRADDYRVRLTAAFPADVPRLLDAYRTVTSQDDPGKALVDAVNADPALARLTRETITVWYTAQFTRPDGKPDAPGTPAQYQDGLIWRVIEAHPPSFAPQPPAPSGYGYWTDHP
- a CDS encoding GMC family oxidoreductase, with product MNPQYDVVIVGGGAAGALTACRIKSAKPDARILLLDAGNNGTAKPDRDAFVAAYQTAAIKNVPSPYAGLDNNRLGYAPSSDGAPDPVAMNRYYVETGPDLYESGFQRMLGGSTWAWRGNTPRFLPNDFQLKTNYGVGADWPIAYADLEPYYVQAEAELGVSGNDDEWVGLTPRSAPYPMPGMAPSYGDELVRAALADIGPIDGVPVTVVTTPQARNSEEYRDRSACQGNSSCIPVCPSGAKYDAGFHIGLARDRLGVEIRTACVVTRLLPRPGNLAPTVVFRDWTTADKAEQQVDAQHVVVAVNAIETPKLWLLSGLDNRSDQVGRNLMDHLANEIVGLFGQPVFPFRGPQSALGIDTFRDGDFRRNNGAFRMTIGNDGWGRTEPPAVALAHFMWDDANKRIKLTGQPLQQAIRDRVTRQLRISFSTEQLPDPANRVTLSDERDALDIPRPKIAYRIDDYSKRALAYGHSVARRMWQHLEDTAGATEVSPLQPDLRFLGAGHLMGTMRMGTGPSASVVDPTGQSHAHRGVWVVGSSVFPTCGTANPTLTLSALTLRTADALAATL
- a CDS encoding histidine phosphatase family protein gives rise to the protein MTITTRLVLARHGEAQCNVDGLVGGPLTCTGLTVRGREQTRRLATRLTAEHRTGPGFDVLYAGPRARLQESGRILATALDLPLLTDPGLDGPRHGQADGRPWRDVEAEFQGRPAASPDLPWSPGSDTWNGYLLRAGRALTALLERHAGQSILLAGHGETIHAACHLLLELSPSTSSRIDFGTEHACLTRFHLHHDPYGRRFWTLAALNDTAHLQQPVADRDS
- a CDS encoding ABC transporter permease — encoded protein: MNPAVPTWAGVAASAALIALTIAVAWHGRLRLGRDITVAAVRAALQLAAVGALLLLVFRHTGLTGAIGWLGIMVLIAGQVAARRTPALPKALPTATAAITIGTAATMGTLLALGVIATQARVVIPVGGMVVSGAMQATALALTRLHDEVRTARPAIEARLSLGLAATDAFAPHQRTIVRTALIPALDSTKTVGVISLPGAMTGLILAGVDPFTAIRYQIVVMYMLLAAAALAALIAVRLSERALFDDAHRLRPLAAQSAGS
- a CDS encoding ABC transporter ATP-binding protein; its protein translation is MVTVGEEPIQTTAFALDQVTVRRGDATLLEEITCAIPASACTALVGPSGAGKTTLLRLLNRLEEPTTGTVTFQDRPLPAWNVLTLRRRVTLVGQQPVLLTDTVMDDLRVGRPDLDRHEAATLLDRAHLPAAYLDRPTTNLSGGEAQRVCLARALAVTPQALLLDEPTSALDAVGTAAVEGVVRDLVADGLTVVLVSHNTAQARRVSDHVLVLDHGHLVDQGEAHRVDYLKEYA
- a CDS encoding YncE family protein; amino-acid sequence: MIRHLSPRTLLVLAAGLVLAAIAAVAGVLLTRGGDKPPKEALPLRQVKEISLPGDSSRFDYASLDPGRGLLFIAHLGASQVIEVDTHADKVVRTIYDLPGVHGVLVVPALHRVYATASDANQVAAIDETTGKVLHRSPTGGTPDGLAYDPVHNRVWTTNESGGSETVVDAGSGAVRGTVPLGGEAGNVAYAPITRQMLVDVQTRNELAVIDPTTLHITRRVPLPGCDHDHGLTLDSADRLAFVACDGNARLLTLDLATWRVTGTDEVGQDPDVLAYDAPARHLYVAAESGWVTTADTHDRHLTVTGRAHLADGAHVVAVDPTTHLSYYPVPHGSGGHPALLVYRPGT
- a CDS encoding DUF1259 domain-containing protein; the encoded protein is MSPRSLTKPAAGTAAALLLVTGAGLLTGCGTQTRSTADNAMNAAAIQTDAPHGHLQQPVQTTEKDWKPVADALGRTGTLMKGTVYHIALPRKDLKVTTEGVAIKPGLSLGGYANFAKYHDGTMLMGDLVVTEDELPKVTDALQAAGIEQTALHKHLLQQSPAIWWTHVHAMGDPVKLAQGLKSALDATAIPPASPPPPTQPPIALDTAGIDKALGRKGTTDGGIYKFTVARNQTVNDGTHVLPPALGLTTGINFQPLGGNKAAINGDFVMTAPEVQKVIQALRKGNIDIVELHNHSLTDQPRLFYLHYWATADGVTLAKALRPALEATDPAPAS
- a CDS encoding response regulator transcription factor, which codes for MRILVVEDEPKMRDLLQRALTEEGYAVDTAADGPQALALTDVAAYDAMVLDVMLPGPDGFEVCATLRRRGIWLPVLMLTARDAVTDRVQGLDGGADDYLTKPFSLDELMARLRALIRRGPVERPTVLTAGDLSLDPATRTVRRGDEEVPLTAKEYALLEALLHRPGTVLTRAVLVEHCWDLGTSPGSNVVDAHIKALRDKIDRPYGTRAVETVRGAGYRIRRDGGRPSTRTS
- a CDS encoding sensor histidine kinase, with the translated sequence MNRIPLRIRLTAIFAAVMALVLTGAGYLTLSRFRESQAEYGAATGIAHQAQQEALDDLLRELLTALPIVFVLATIGAYLLAAAALRPVERMRTQAAAVTEDTPEYRLDVPPSRDEIARLATTLNDMLTRLQTALDHERLFVADASHELRTPLSLLRTEIELALRHPREATELHAALVSAHEETERLVQLAEDLLLLARTDRRDTSAGSAVPDLAPLLHRVAARLRNGSPDKSITVGCPAGLAAAVPNDRLDRAVTNLIHNAQQHGRGPVEVTVRPGEKCIRIEVRDQGPGFPPDFLPHAFDRFTQADRSRATSGTGLGLAITAAIARAAGGQYGAFNHPEGGAVVWITLPPLPQPPGTA